The Deltaproteobacteria bacterium region TGACGACCCGAGGATAAAATACTATAGTCAGAAAAATCAGGGCGCGCATAACGCAATCAACAAGGGCATTTCAATAGCCAAGGGTAAGTATATCTCAATTATCAATTCCGATGACGTTTACCATCCCGAACGTCTGTCTTTTTTACTTGAACAGGCTGAATCGAGAGATGCAGTTTTTATATTTACTGATTTGATATTTTTAAGTGAAAGTCATGGATATAAAGAGAACCATTCTGAATGGTTCGAAAACTTAAAGTCGATTTATAATAACAGCAAGTCGCTTGAAGTGACATTTCTCTCAGGCAATATAGCAGTTACTACATCGAATTTCTTTTTCCTATCAAGCATTCTGAAAGAGATAGAGCCTTTTCAACCATACAGATACGTGCATGACTATGATTTTGTTCTCAGAGTGCTTCTCAAATACCCGGATAAGTTCCTCTACGTTTCCGACAAGAAATATCTTTCATACAGGCTTCACGGGGCAAATACAATCAGGGAATCAATAACGGCTGTCCATATCGAGGTGCTCAGGCTCTTACTTGAAAAAACCCATGAATTTATACAGAACGAAAGCGATAGAATACGCGCTAAAGCAGCGCTAAAATACATCAAACACATGGATGAAGATATATTCCGAACAATGCAGCAAAACAATAGTTATACTCAAGATATTCTAAATACAATTAGCTGGAGACTTACCGAACCGTTAAGGCGGCTCGGGGATTTTCTTCTTAGAATAAAATCGAAATAAAGATGTGAATGGCATAATTGGCATAAACGAACCGACCATTATACCGCTTTAAGTAGTTGACTTCTCATTGTTAGCATTGAGCTTGCACTTGGAAGAAGGAAACACTAAAATTACTGAATCTTATGAATAGAAATGCGGTTTTGAATCATTCACCTTCCAGAATTATAGCTTTT contains the following coding sequences:
- a CDS encoding glycosyltransferase, giving the protein MKNPEVSVVMPAYNHEKFVGEAIESVLNQTFTDFEFVIINDGSKDGTEAVIRRYDDPRIKYYSQKNQGAHNAINKGISIAKGKYISIINSDDVYHPERLSFLLEQAESRDAVFIFTDLIFLSESHGYKENHSEWFENLKSIYNNSKSLEVTFLSGNIAVTTSNFFFLSSILKEIEPFQPYRYVHDYDFVLRVLLKYPDKFLYVSDKKYLSYRLHGANTIRESITAVHIEVLRLLLEKTHEFIQNESDRIRAKAALKYIKHMDEDIFRTMQQNNSYTQDILNTISWRLTEPLRRLGDFLLRIKSK